A genomic stretch from Pagrus major chromosome 3, Pma_NU_1.0 includes:
- the LOC140993698 gene encoding glyceraldehyde-3-phosphate dehydrogenase-like, producing the protein MVKIGINGFGRIGRLVTRAAAKGGKVEVVAINDPFIDLDYMVYMFKYDSTHGVWKHGEVKAEGGKLVIGNMHITVYHERDPASIKWGEAGADYVVESTGVFTTIEKASAHLKGGAKRVVISAPSADAPMFVMGVNHEKYDNSMKVVSNASCTTNCLAPLAKVINDNFGIVEGLMSTVHAVTATQKTVDGPSGKLWRDGRGASQNIIPASTGAAKAVGKVVPELNGKLTGMAFRVPTPNVSVVDLTVRLEKPAKYDDIKKVVKAAAEGPMKGFLAYTEDQVVSTDFNSDPHSSIFDAGAGIALNEHFVKLVSWYDNEFGYSNRVCDLVLHMFSKE; encoded by the exons ATGGTGAAGATTGGAATCAACGG ATTCGGACGTATCGGCCGTCTGGTGACCCGCGCCGCCGCCAAGGGAGGCAAGGTCGAGGTGGTCGCCATCAACGACCCCTTCATCGATCTGGACTACATG GTCTACATGTTCAAGTATGACTCCACTCACGGCGTGTGGAAGCACGGAGAGGTGAAGGCCGAGGGCGGCAAGCTGGTTATCGGCAACATGCACATCACAGTCTACCACGA GAGAGACCCCGCCAGCATCAAATGGGGCGAGGCTGGCGCCGACTACGTCGTGGAGTCCACCggtgtgttcaccaccatcGAGAAAGCTTCC GCTCACCTGAAGGGCGGCGCTAAGAGGGTGGTGATCTCTGCCCCCAGCGCTGACGCTCCCATGTTCGTCATGGGCGTCAACCACGAAAAATACGACAACTCCATGAAGGTTGTCAG CAACGCTTCATGCACAACCAACTGCCTGGCTCCCCTCGCCAAGGTCATCAACGATAACTTCGGCATCGTTGAGGGTCTCATG AGCACAGTCCACGCCGTCACCGCCACACAGAAGACCGTTGATGGTCCCTCTGGTAAGCTGTGGAGGGATGGACGTGGTGCCTCCCAGAACATCATCCCCGCCTCCACCGGAGCCGCCAAGGCCGTAGGCAAGGTCGTCCCCGAGCTGAACGG CAAACTGACTGGTATGGCTTTCCGTGTCCCCACCCCCAACGTGTCTGTGGTTGATCTGACTGTCCGTCTGGAGAAGCCC GCCAAGTACGACGACATCAAGAAGGTTGTCAAGGCCGCTGCTGAGGGACCCATGAAGGGATTCTTGGCATACACAGAGGACCAG GTTGTGTCCACAGACTTCAACAGCGACCCTCACTCCTCCATCTTTGATGCCGGCGCTGGCATCGCACTCAACGAGCACTTTGTCAAGCTGGTTTCATG gtaCGACAACGAGTTCGGCTACAGCAACCGTGTGTGCGACCTGGTCCTGCACATGTTCAGCAAGGAGTAA